GAATGGCATTAATaatgaggaaaaaaaaaagaaaagaggtGGGGGTGAGATCACGTGATGGTCACGTGGATAGATATAAATCGTGTCGAAGCAGAATGGTTCACACGTATTTCGTTTATAAGTAATACGTAGCCGCCTCGCACGTGCGAGTGCCGTCAATCAAACTTATAATTCATTCATTCGTTCATATAAATCCACGTGCTTTCTCTCACATTCTTCTCTTGTTGACACACTTTCTCTCCCAAATTCCTCTTTCTCTCCACAGCTGAACCCGGCTTCCTCACTCACAATTCCTCACAATGTCGGGCAAAAAGAGGAGGAAGTTAAAACTGTAAGCCACTTCTCTCTCTCTTATCTAATTCCCAATTTTCAATCCTAGTTcacttttttataattatttaattagtcaTTTAATTACAGTAATTATGTGAAAAAAGTTGGATCTCCGTGTAGGATTgtactttttgttttgttactGTATAATTATTGACTCTGAACTCTTGATTTCGCAAAAAAGGTACAATTTCGTGGTTAATTTTGAAATCGAGTAGTTTGTATCACATTAACTGCATTAGGGTTTATGGATCAAATTTGAGTCAgatatttttcaactttgttcaAGACTGTGATGCATgctttttgaatttaattatcTACTAGTGGTgtgtttaattttatgcatCTGCTACAATTGTGCTTAATTATAAAGAATGATTAAttaatgtgtgtgtgtgttctttttaaagtttgactatCTGTTTGATATAGTTCTTAGTCTAATTGTAGGTTTTTATAAGGATATAAagatataatttcattttattttattttacactaGATGTGTAGTGGAGAAATGGGATTAGGGTATGTATTTATTGGGATAGACTTGTTAAAGTTACTAagttttagtaatattttttacctTGCTGTTACATTTTAAGAGTATTCAAGTGGATTTGTTCGGAAGAATTCTTATatgcatttttaattatttaggtTAAGTGATACAATTGCTAACAGCAGAAGTGGAGCAACAGaggtaaaaaataataatttggagCTGCAAACTTGGTCTGATCTTCCAGCGGAACTATTGGAAATAATCATGTCTCGTTTAGCCCTAGACGATAATGTCCGCGCTTCTGTTGTTTGCAAGAGTTGGCATTCTGTTGCCAATGCTGTACGTGTTGTAAACCAATCGCCATGGTTAATGTATTTCCCAAAATTTGGTCAGTGGTATGAGTTCTATGACCCTGTGCAGCGGAAGACCTATTCCGTTGAGTTTCCAGAGTTGAATGGATCTAGAGTTTGTTATACAAAAGATGGTTGGTTACTGCTATACCGGCCAAGAACTGACCGAGTCTTTTTCTTTAATCCCTTTACTCGGGAGATTATCAAAATGCCAAGATTTGAGATGACATACCAGATAGTTGCTTTCTCTTGTGCTCCAACATCTCCTGACTGTGTTCTGTTCACTGTTAAACATGTTAGTCCTACTGTTGTGGCCATCAGCACATGTCACCCTGGGGCAACCGAATGGACCACTGTTAATTTCCAAAACCGCTTGCCCTTTGTCAGTAGCATATGGAATAAGCTTGTGTTTTGTAATGGACTCTTTTATTGCCTCAGTCTAACGGGTTGGCTAGGGGTGTTTGATCCATCTGAACGTACTTGGAGTGTTCTATCGGTACCTCCACCCAAATGCCCTGAGAATTTTTTCGCCAAAAATTGGTGGAAGGGGAAATTTATGACTGAGCAAGAGGGAGATGTTATAGTAATATATACATGTTCTAGTGAAAACCCAATTATTTTCAAGTTAGATCAGTCAATAATGGAATGGGAAGAGCTAAAAACACTAGATGGATCAACTCTTTTTGCTAGTTTCCTGTCTTCTC
The genomic region above belongs to Cicer arietinum cultivar CDC Frontier isolate Library 1 chromosome 4, Cicar.CDCFrontier_v2.0, whole genome shotgun sequence and contains:
- the LOC101492065 gene encoding F-box/kelch-repeat protein At1g57790-like — its product is MSGKKRRKLKLLSDTIANSRSGATEVKNNNLELQTWSDLPAELLEIIMSRLALDDNVRASVVCKSWHSVANAVRVVNQSPWLMYFPKFGQWYEFYDPVQRKTYSVEFPELNGSRVCYTKDGWLLLYRPRTDRVFFFNPFTREIIKMPRFEMTYQIVAFSCAPTSPDCVLFTVKHVSPTVVAISTCHPGATEWTTVNFQNRLPFVSSIWNKLVFCNGLFYCLSLTGWLGVFDPSERTWSVLSVPPPKCPENFFAKNWWKGKFMTEQEGDVIVIYTCSSENPIIFKLDQSIMEWEELKTLDGSTLFASFLSSHSRTDLPGIMRNNIYFSKVRFYGKRCISFSLDDYRYYPRKQWHDWGEQDPFESIWIEPPKDFSGFT